ATTCTGTCTATCCTCAGCATAAACATCACAAATAACGGTGACTGGAATAATTTTAGATGATTTCCCTTCTAAAATATATTTTAATTCTTGTTCCCAATCCGGTTTTATACGTTTTTTTCCTTTTTCAGAATGTTCTAGATTATTCAAAACTTCCTGTATTCTACGTAGTCTTTCAGAATTTACTTTTCCAATAATCTTATGATCTCTGTCTCCATAGCCAAGACCTTTATTAGCAGCAACAATAGCTAGTTTTTCCCACACATCACCAAAAGGAGTCACAAACCTTCTTTCAAAATGAGAACCCTTAAATATTTCATCCGGAACAAGAGCTGCATATAATGGTTTTTTTGATTTATGATCTTCTTTTACAAACGGGTCGTTTACTAAAACATTATTCATTACCCTGTCCATCATGCTTTTCACGACAGATTGAATTGCTATTTTCATTTCTTGTTCTTTAGTCATATTTTTTGCCAGATTAAAATGCTTTCATAAAAAGGAGTGCTTCTTCTGCCTGTTCTTCTGTTTACGTGACGGTTAATCACTTTAATTTCTTTAAACCCAACCACATCAGGTTTATATAAACCAAATTTGTCGTGCACAACTATTAATACAAGCCCGTTTTGCGTCATATAATTTCTTGTATGTAAAAGAACATCATTAATACCTTTTATATATTCATGTTTTGCTTTTTCTGATTGTCCGTTCTTCGCTGCGCCTATTTCTTTAATCTCATTATTCTGTAGCCCTAGAAGTTCATAAGCATATTTATGTTGTTCGTGATAGTCTATTAAACCAATATATGGGGGCGAAGTGAAAACCATGTCGATTCCTTTTGGCAAATCTACTTTCCTAGAATCTGCATGATTAACAGTAACGTT
This is a stretch of genomic DNA from Elusimicrobiota bacterium. It encodes these proteins:
- a CDS encoding TdeIII family type II restriction endonuclease; its protein translation is MTKEQEMKIAIQSVVKSMMDRVMNNVLVNDPFVKEDHKSKKPLYAALVPDEIFKGSHFERRFVTPFGDVWEKLAIVAANKGLGYGDRDHKIIGKVNSERLRRIQEVLNNLEHSEKGKKRIKPDWEQELKYILEGKSSKIIPVTVICDVYAEDRQNCKKYAFELKAPLPNSDQTKVSKEKILKLYSMEPCQIDDAYYALPYNPYGKRENYSWSFPARWFNMKTDKVVLIGTEFWEKIGGLGTYKAFIDAINEIGKDYKDSIYREYLGINPPDNLEENKL